AGTCTCGGGTACTCCTGCATGGCGCCGCCCTCGAGTTGAAGCAGATGAGTATCGCACCACCCCGGACAGATGGCATTAACGTTGATCTTATACTGTATAAGCTCAGCGGCCATGGTCCTGGTGATGCCGATGGCTCCGTGTTTGGCCGTCGTGTACCCGCCGGCAAAAATTGAATACGTTTTCCCCAATATGGAGGCCATGTTGACTATTTTTCCACCCCAACCCTGTTTTATCATTACCTTAGCTACAGCCTTGGAGCAAAGCCATACGCCTTTGGTCATTACACGCCAGGACAGATCAAAGAGAGACTCGTCCAGTTCGTGCATGGGGCCGATCCCCACGGCAACCCCTGCGTTATTGATCAGTATGTCTATGCGTCCGAACTCGTCGAGGGTCTTCTTGACCATTTTATCCACGGATCGCGCATCACCCACATCCGCATTGACAAATATGGCGCGACGGCCCAGGTTTTTCATTTCCTCAACAACTTGGTTGGCCTCTTCTGCTTTTGCATAATCGTAATCGGACCCCAAGAAATCGTTGACAACGATATCCGCACCTTGTAGAGCCAGCTTTTTGCAGATTTCAGCGCCAAAGCCTCTCAGGCGCCCCTTCGTTCCTCCCCGTCCCGCTCCCGTGACAAG
This Deltaproteobacteria bacterium DNA region includes the following protein-coding sequences:
- a CDS encoding SDR family oxidoreductase, with amino-acid sequence MKLQGKVALVTGAGRGGTKGRLRGFGAEICKKLALQGADIVVNDFLGSDYDYAKAEEANQVVEEMKNLGRRAIFVNADVGDARSVDKMVKKTLDEFGRIDILINNAGVAVGIGPMHELDESLFDLSWRVMTKGVWLCSKAVAKVMIKQGWGGKIVNMASILGKTYSIFAGGYTTAKHGAIGITRTMAAELIQYKINVNAICPGWCDTHLLQLEGGAMQEYPRLLGITKEEFTKLLYGWTPAGRLGTVEEIANATLLLCLPESDYINGQSIAVDGGGITI